From Salvia splendens isolate huo1 chromosome 3, SspV2, whole genome shotgun sequence, a single genomic window includes:
- the LOC121797296 gene encoding protein DETOXIFICATION 39-like, with amino-acid sequence MVSSVLSGAARGCGRQTLCAVVNLGAYYVVAIPCAALLCLPSSFTSGAWGFELGSYADFLFKLSRTNWNDEVLKAAKLS; translated from the exons ATGGTTTCCAGTGTGCTATCAGGAGCTGCTAGAGGGTGTGGACGGCAAACTCTGTGTGCAGTCGTCAATCTCGGGGCTTACTATGTCGTAGCCATTCCTTGTGCTGCGCTGCTCTGCTTGCCTTCGTCATTCACCTCGGGGGCATG GGGCTTTGAATTGGGATCATATGCGGACTTTCTGTTCAAGCTCTCGCGGACTAATTGGAATGATGAG GTGTTGAAGGCTGCCAAATTGAGTTGA
- the LOC121793941 gene encoding norbelladine synthase-like, with translation MYGTISDEKTVDVPATEAWKLYSTLQLAKVVEEALPGLISRIDVVQGDGGAGTILELVFPPGMEGGLKSYKEKFTVVDHEKRVKETEVVEGGYLDLGFTMYRVRFEVIEVEGNEKQCITRSTIEYELKEEAAANVALVSIQPLTAIMQLSAQYLLRNNTNNGN, from the exons ATGTACGGAACAATCTCCGATGAGAAGACGGTTGACGTACCAGCAACCGAAGCATGGAAGCTCTACAGCACTCTCCAGCTCGCCAAAGTGGTGGAAGAAGCCCTCCCCGGCCTCATCAGCCGGATCGACGTCGTCCAAGGCGACGGCGGCGCCGGTACCATTCTCGAGCTCGTTTTCCCTCCAG GGATGGAAGGGGGATTGAAGTCGTACAAGGAGAAATTCACGGTGGTGGATCACGAGAAGCGAGTGAAGGAGACAGAGGTGGTGGAAGGTGGATATCTGGATCTAGGGTTCACGATGTATCGGGTgagattcgaagtgatagaggtggaggGAAACGAGAAGCAGTGTATAACTCGATCTACGATCGAATACGAGCTTAAGGAAGAGGCCGCAGCGAATGTAGCGCTCGTTTCCATTCAACCACTCACTGCCATCATGCAACTCTCTGCTCAGTATTTGCTCCGCAACAACACCAACAATGGCAATTGA
- the LOC121794502 gene encoding norbelladine synthase-like: MYGTASDERAVKVPASEAWKLIGTLQLAYFIEESLPHLISKIDVIQGDGSAGTILHATFPPGREDGLKWFKEKFTVVDDEKRVKVAEVVEGGYLDAGFTMYRITLEVTEAEEEEEQCVIRTTLEYELKEEGAANAFLASIQPLAAIMQLAADSLQRNYTHNS, translated from the exons ATGTATGGAACAGCATCGGACGAGAGAGCGGTGAAGGTACCAGCAAGCGAAGCATGGAAGTTGATTGGCACTCTTCAACTCGCCTATTTCATTGAAGAATCACTTCCTCATCTCATCAGCAAAATCGACGTCATACAAGGCGACGGCTCCGCCGGAACCATACTCCACGCCACTTTCCCTCCAG GGAGAGAGGACGGATTGAAGTGGTTCAAGGAGAAGTTCACGGTGGTGGATGATGAGAAGCGTGTGAaggtggcggaggtggtggaagGCGGCTACCTCGATGCAGGGTTCACGATGTACCGGATCACGTTGGAGGtgacggaggcggaggaggaggaggagcagtgTGTAATTCGAACTACATTAGAGTACGAGCTAAAAGAAGAGGGCGCAGCCAATGCATTCCTGGCATCCATTCAACCCCTCGCCGCCATCATGCAACTTGCCGCTGATTCTTTGCAACGGAACTACACCCACAATTCATAA
- the LOC121793423 gene encoding syntaxin-21-like, translated as MSFEYLESGRALIPLAGARHIEHGPSRALAAGVFRINTAVAGYKRLVNCIGAPRDTVDLRHNLLKTRLQVRELVKETSAELDRVRQTYKYNEVNDSKKIADAKLTKDYESVLKDFERAQLLAAEKEKAFPHPIANNTRQPSNRASELEISSLNPMQASLVRESNRRVMHMENEIVLNEAIIDEREQGIREIQKEIGEVNEIFRDLAQLVSAQGALIGDISSNIESSHAATGEGANQLAKASKTQRSTSSMTCLMLVIVGIILLIVVVVVVS; from the exons ATGAGTTTTGAGTACCTCGAATCGGGCCGGGCCTTGATTCCTCTTGCTGGGGCAAGGCACATTGAGCACGGCCCGTCTCGAGCCCTTGCTGCCGGCGTCTTCAGGATCAACACCGCTGTCGCTGGATATAAACGCCTCGTCAATTGCATCGGAGCTCCGCGAGACACCGTCGACCTCCGTCATAATCT CCTTAAAACTAGGTTACAGGTTAGGGAGCTGGTGAAGGAGACTTCAGCAGAGCTTGATCGTGTTCGACAAACCTACAAGTATAACGAAGTCAAT GACAGCAAGAAAATTGCTGATGCTAAGCTTACAAAAGATTATGAATCTGTTCTGAAAGACTTTGAAAGGGCTCAGCTGCTTGCAGCAGAGAAGGAAAAGGCTTTTCCTCACCCCATTGCTAATAATACTCGTCAGCCGAG CAATAGAGCCAGTGAGCTGGAGATAAGTTCTTTGAATCCCATGCAGGCATCTCTGGTTAGAGAATCCAATAG ACGGGTCATGCATATGGAAAATGAGATAGTTCTTAATGAAGCCATTATTGACGAAAGGGAGCAAGGCATCAGAGAAATTCAGAAGGAAATTGGTGAGGTTAATGAAATCTTCAGGGATCTGGCTCAATTGGTTAGTGCACAAGGAGCTTTGATAG GCGATATAAGCTCAAATATTGAGAGTTCCCATGCTGCAACAGGTGAAGGTGCTAACCAACTTGCTAAAGCATCCAAAACTCAAAGATCTACATCATCTATG ACTTGTTTGATGCTGGTTATTGTGGGGATCATTCTGCTCATCGTAGTGGTTGTCGTTGTTTCATAA